CACTGTCCGGATTTTTTTGTCCCTCTGCGCAGTCCGCTTCCCATTGTCACTACCATTCATGACCTGATTCCCATCGTACATCCGGAGTTCATCCGTAAATCCCTCAAGGTCCGCCTGCTTCCACTCTTCCGGGGCTGGGTGCGCCATGCGCTCAAGCACAGCGCCCGCGTGATTACGGTATCCGAGTACAGCCGGCAGGACATCCTTCGTCATTTTTCCCTCGACGCCGCGCGCATCGACGCCATCCACCACGCGCCGACCGTGGAGGTTACCGGTGAGGCGCTCTCTGCGCAACTCCAGGCACGGCTGCATGATGGACGATACCTGCTGTATGTGGGGAGGCATGATCCGTACAAGGGACTCGATCTCCTGCTGCGCGCATTTGCGGGGTGTGCGACGGATGAGAATACTGAAGATGTGCAGCTCGCCATCGCCGGCAGGAGGGATGCGCGTTATGACATCAGCGGCCGGGTGCAGGAACTTGGACTCTCGAACCGCGTCGTGCTCCTGGATTATGTGCCCGCCGCGCAGCTTTCTGCACTGTATGCACATGCGCTGGCACTGGTGTTCCCATCCCTTTACGAAGGCTTCGGCATGCCGATGCTTGACGCGATGCAGCACGGGCTCCCCGTGATCAGTTCCGACCGCGCCTCGCTTCCAGAGGTCGCTGGCGGAGCCGCCCTGCTGGTCGACCCGGAACAAACTGACGAGTTCTCCCGTAGCTTGACAGAAATCATGAAAAACAGCACATTGCGGCTGGAACTCAAGGAAAAAGGATTTGAACGCAGTCGGCAGTTTTCATGGAATCAAACTGCTGCTTTGACTGTTGAAACCTATACAAGGGCCATCGCCTGACCCGCATGAATATAGATATGAACATACTCGAAAAACTCGGAGCCCAGAAGGGATTACTGCTGGCGCCCATGGAGGATGTGACCGACATCTCCTTCCGCCAGATCTGCAAGGAATTCGGTGCGGATCTCGTCTACACGGAATTTATCAATGCCGACGGAC
The sequence above is a segment of the bacterium genome. Coding sequences within it:
- a CDS encoding glycosyltransferase family 4 protein encodes the protein MATVPLAGRSPISSRPVSMADRQHIRLVFDAHALTPQRSGIGEYSYQLLRALLQHEQERVAVHVFVHDAIHRVQSVDELTAVTADVQEGELYRPAHLFQLPRLLRHGNYDVVHCPDFFVPLRSPLPIVTTIHDLIPIVHPEFIRKSLKVRLLPLFRGWVRHALKHSARVITVSEYSRQDILRHFSLDAARIDAIHHAPTVEVTGEALSAQLQARLHDGRYLLYVGRHDPYKGLDLLLRAFAGCATDENTEDVQLAIAGRRDARYDISGRVQELGLSNRVVLLDYVPAAQLSALYAHALALVFPSLYEGFGMPMLDAMQHGLPVISSDRASLPEVAGGAALLVDPEQTDEFSRSLTEIMKNSTLRLELKEKGFERSRQFSWNQTAALTVETYTRAIA